In the genome of Longimicrobiaceae bacterium, one region contains:
- the nagB gene encoding glucosamine-6-phosphate deaminase has translation MSNPLSASARARRLGRERLNVVIFDDYDEMTKTSARRIAEIIREKDAAGKRAVLGLATGSTPISIYRELIRMHREEGLSFRNVVTFNLDEYYPMQPDSIHSFRRFMWENFFDEIDILPENVHILRGDLPREEMEAHAQEFERQIQEAGGIDYQILGIGKTGHIGFNEPGSGFDSRTRIVALDTLTRRDAAADFFGEDAVPTEGITMGIATILDAREIVLLATGEHKARIIRRAVEGEITPDVPATYLQEHPNTIVYLDRAAAGELTRIKTPWVVGEVTWTRPLEIQAVIWLSQETGKSILRLDTPDYRRHHLSSLVARYGSAGPLNGEVFNALLSKIRGRSRLPSGKRILVFSPHPDDDVISAGGILNKLHQNGNDIIVAYQTSGNIAVFDHEVRRYLDFVRRSKDCFGIAGSDLERRLEEIESFLATKERGQVDIPVVQELKRAIREAEAVSGIETFGMRRDQARFLNLPFYQTGKVKKDPIGERDVEITLALIEEHRPEYILVAGDLSDPHGTHRMCLEAVELALKRYSGEPPEIWYYRGAWQEWSVAEADVLVPMSEDELRQKILAIFKHQSQKDRAPFPGEDDREFWQRVEERNTTTARIVDSLGLPEYFAMEAYVVRQGGEPVEREMISTAALASPPRLRRASDRMAIGGR, from the coding sequence ATGTCCAATCCACTTAGTGCCAGTGCGCGCGCCCGGCGGCTCGGACGGGAGCGGCTAAACGTGGTCATCTTCGATGACTACGACGAGATGACCAAGACCTCGGCCAGGCGAATCGCCGAGATCATTCGAGAGAAGGACGCTGCCGGGAAGCGGGCTGTGCTGGGCCTGGCGACCGGGAGCACGCCGATCAGTATCTATCGCGAGCTGATCCGGATGCACCGGGAAGAGGGGCTCAGCTTTCGCAACGTGGTGACTTTCAACCTCGACGAATACTACCCGATGCAGCCGGACAGCATTCACAGCTTCCGGCGCTTCATGTGGGAGAACTTCTTCGACGAGATCGACATCCTCCCCGAGAACGTGCACATCCTGCGCGGCGACCTTCCCCGCGAGGAGATGGAGGCCCACGCGCAGGAGTTCGAGCGCCAGATCCAGGAGGCGGGGGGGATCGACTACCAGATCCTCGGCATCGGCAAGACGGGGCACATCGGTTTCAACGAGCCGGGCTCCGGGTTCGATAGCCGGACGCGCATCGTGGCGCTGGACACGCTGACGCGGCGCGACGCGGCGGCCGACTTCTTTGGCGAGGACGCGGTGCCGACCGAGGGCATCACCATGGGGATCGCCACGATCCTCGACGCGCGGGAGATCGTGCTGCTCGCCACCGGCGAGCACAAGGCGCGGATCATCCGCCGGGCTGTGGAGGGCGAGATCACCCCCGACGTTCCCGCGACCTACCTCCAGGAGCACCCGAACACCATCGTCTATCTCGACCGCGCGGCGGCGGGCGAGCTAACGCGCATCAAAACTCCGTGGGTGGTGGGCGAGGTAACCTGGACGCGACCACTCGAGATCCAGGCGGTCATCTGGCTCTCGCAGGAGACGGGCAAATCGATCCTGCGGCTCGACACTCCTGATTACCGCCGCCACCACCTCAGCTCTCTGGTTGCTCGCTACGGCAGCGCCGGGCCCCTGAACGGGGAGGTTTTCAACGCCCTCCTCTCGAAGATTCGCGGGAGGAGCCGGCTCCCCAGCGGGAAGAGGATTCTCGTCTTCAGCCCCCACCCGGACGACGATGTGATCTCCGCTGGCGGGATCCTGAACAAGCTGCATCAGAACGGCAACGACATCATCGTCGCGTATCAGACCTCGGGGAATATCGCCGTCTTCGATCACGAGGTGCGGCGCTATCTCGACTTCGTCCGCCGGAGCAAGGATTGTTTCGGTATCGCCGGGAGCGACCTCGAGCGACGCCTGGAGGAGATCGAAAGCTTCCTCGCCACCAAGGAGCGCGGCCAGGTCGACATCCCGGTGGTACAGGAGCTCAAGCGTGCGATCCGCGAAGCCGAGGCCGTCTCGGGCATCGAGACTTTCGGGATGCGGCGCGACCAGGCTCGCTTCCTCAACCTCCCCTTCTATCAGACGGGGAAGGTGAAGAAAGACCCCATCGGGGAACGGGACGTCGAGATCACGCTGGCGCTCATCGAGGAGCACCGACCCGAATACATCCTCGTGGCGGGAGACCTCTCCGATCCGCACGGCACCCACCGGATGTGCCTCGAGGCAGTGGAGCTGGCTCTCAAGCGCTACAGCGGTGAGCCACCCGAGATCTGGTACTACCGGGGCGCCTGGCAGGAGTGGAGCGTGGCCGAAGCCGACGTGCTCGTGCCTATGTCCGAGGACGAGCTGCGCCAGAAGATCCTCGCCATCTTCAAGCACCAGAGCCAGAAGGATCGTGCCCCCTTCCCGGGCGAGGACGACCGCGAGTTCTGGCAGCGCGTGGAGGAGCGGAACACCACGACGGCACGCATCGTCGATTCGCTCGGCCTGCCCGAGTACTTCGCCATGGAGGCGTACGTGGTGCGCCAGGGAGGGGAGCCGGTGGAGCGGGAGATGATCTCCACGGCCGCGCTTGCCTCGCCACCGCGGCTGCGACGCGCCAGCGACCGAATGGCCATCGGAGGCCGATAG
- a CDS encoding BadF/BadG/BcrA/BcrD ATPase family protein — translation MHVLAVDGGGTRTTIALADGDGRELVRRTGPAGIVDPRWPLAAAEAVVGLARSVLDAAGVVPPVEVLCAGLAGSGDASSREIVRRGLISAGLARRVVVCSDGEIALEGALMGGAGVLLVAGTGSIAWGRGEDGRVARCGGWGRIVGDEGSAYWLGREALRAVLRAADGRGEDTTLRSRVIGPGRVVAAAEAISGWTARATKAQIAALARDVVEAAAEGDGVARRLLRDAAAALAEHATTLARRLAPWSGAVPVVLHGGLAGESAFSTLVVDLLSRARGWDGGALEIRYPLTDPVTGAIRLALRS, via the coding sequence ATGCACGTCCTCGCGGTGGACGGTGGTGGGACGCGGACCACCATCGCCCTCGCGGACGGTGACGGCCGCGAGCTCGTGCGACGCACGGGACCCGCCGGGATCGTCGATCCACGCTGGCCGCTGGCCGCGGCCGAGGCGGTGGTCGGGCTCGCGCGGAGCGTGCTCGACGCCGCCGGGGTTGTGCCGCCCGTGGAGGTGCTGTGCGCCGGCCTTGCCGGTTCAGGCGATGCGTCCTCCCGAGAGATCGTGCGCCGCGGGCTGATTTCCGCTGGCCTTGCGCGTCGGGTCGTGGTGTGCTCGGACGGCGAGATCGCGCTGGAAGGGGCGCTGATGGGCGGGGCGGGAGTGCTTCTCGTGGCGGGGACCGGTTCGATCGCCTGGGGGCGGGGGGAGGATGGGCGCGTCGCGCGCTGCGGGGGGTGGGGACGGATTGTGGGTGACGAGGGAAGCGCCTACTGGCTCGGGCGAGAGGCGTTGCGCGCGGTGCTGCGGGCGGCGGATGGGCGCGGGGAGGACACCACGCTGCGCAGTCGGGTGATCGGCCCCGGGCGGGTGGTGGCGGCCGCGGAGGCGATTTCCGGCTGGACCGCCCGGGCGACCAAAGCCCAGATCGCAGCGCTTGCTCGCGATGTGGTGGAGGCGGCAGCGGAGGGAGACGGCGTCGCCCGGCGTCTGCTTCGCGACGCCGCGGCGGCGCTGGCGGAGCACGCGACCACACTGGCGCGCAGGCTCGCCCCGTGGTCGGGAGCGGTGCCGGTGGTTCTGCACGGTGGGCTCGCCGGCGAGAGCGCCTTTTCGACTCTGGTGGTCGACCTGCTCAGCCGGGCAAGGGGCTGGGACGGCGGGGCTCTGGAGATCCGCTACCCGCTCACCGACCCGGTCACGGGGGCAATCCGGCTAGCGCTGCGCTCTTGA
- a CDS encoding tetratricopeptide repeat protein, producing MGSLPRYAALAAMLFASLEAAPPLHGQTLTPKTALEPDPLELCRPAPVPSLINTPSLAAVDSLLTLGTEAAILGDQEAAADALERAARLDPGNPIIAYRLARIYEERGELDRAAEEYCKYLRVAPNGSELPVVRERMRQLLSNAQGDDRDEVAAMVRAGLEALEGQRYSAAVRAFSNVIERRPTWAAAHYNRALARAAAGQVADAVADLDRYLELVPSSADRQLVQAFADSLRASEATRRANTTSAVTALAGGLVVPGLGQQLTRRPVAGLAVLGGTAAALWWGLREQEVTQTRTAQDPFGNPYEYEVVARERTYLVPGIAAAAGIAVAGALEAYLYARSRVDGPPASGAGALTTGGPLLRPFIRTSPAGERTELGLQIYTGGARRSATGR from the coding sequence ATGGGATCGCTGCCTCGCTATGCGGCCCTTGCGGCAATGCTCTTCGCCAGCCTGGAAGCGGCGCCGCCGCTCCACGGGCAGACACTCACCCCGAAGACCGCCCTGGAGCCGGATCCGCTCGAGCTGTGCCGTCCCGCACCCGTCCCTTCCCTGATCAACACCCCCTCGCTGGCGGCGGTCGACTCCCTGCTGACCCTGGGCACCGAGGCCGCGATCCTCGGCGACCAGGAGGCCGCGGCGGACGCGCTCGAGCGCGCCGCCCGACTCGACCCGGGTAATCCGATCATCGCTTACCGACTGGCACGCATCTACGAGGAACGCGGAGAGCTCGATCGCGCCGCGGAGGAGTACTGCAAGTACCTGCGAGTAGCTCCCAACGGATCCGAGCTCCCCGTCGTTCGCGAACGGATGCGGCAGCTGCTCTCCAACGCCCAGGGCGACGACCGAGACGAGGTGGCCGCCATGGTCCGCGCCGGTCTCGAGGCGCTCGAGGGACAGCGATACTCCGCGGCCGTGCGCGCCTTCAGCAACGTGATCGAACGGCGCCCGACCTGGGCCGCGGCCCATTACAACCGGGCCCTCGCCCGCGCCGCGGCCGGGCAGGTGGCGGATGCCGTCGCCGACCTGGATCGCTATTTGGAGCTGGTCCCCAGCTCGGCAGACCGGCAGCTGGTGCAGGCCTTCGCGGATTCACTCCGGGCCTCGGAAGCTACTCGACGGGCTAACACCACCTCCGCGGTCACCGCACTGGCGGGAGGACTCGTCGTGCCTGGCCTGGGACAGCAGCTGACCCGGCGGCCGGTGGCCGGCCTGGCCGTTCTGGGGGGAACGGCAGCCGCTCTATGGTGGGGTTTGAGGGAACAGGAGGTCACCCAGACGAGAACTGCGCAGGATCCTTTCGGCAACCCGTACGAGTACGAGGTGGTGGCCCGTGAGCGGACCTATCTCGTCCCGGGGATTGCCGCGGCGGCGGGAATTGCCGTGGCGGGAGCGCTGGAGGCTTACCTGTACGCGCGCTCGCGCGTCGACGGGCCACCGGCGAGTGGCGCCGGCGCCCTGACTACCGGAGGCCCTTTGCTGCGGCCTTTCATCCGTACCTCGCCGGCGGGGGAGCGGACCGAGCTGGGACTGCAGATCTACACCGGCGGCGCCCGGCGTTCGGCGACCGGCCGCTGA
- a CDS encoding Ig-like domain-containing protein produces the protein MNPVRAALAIVLGLLVSCDSPSETARQEIGALSIEPDQAVVTVGATVQLQATVLDPESNPVSDARLFWSSEDTLIATVSENGEVLGRAPGTVRVAASANGVSSIATIVVQNRRPHRVQVLPASVALLVGQERQFEARALDEDGNELDVESVEWSSSDPEVVSVSSEGLAKALRLGAAEVVATIDGRSGSAGVAVGPQPVASVEITPESLELIVGETQQLEAITRSEDGAVLSGRDVEWSSSDERVARVDKRGLVTAVRAGSATITATSEGKSGAAQVSVEDLEVGSVEVEPDEVEIVVGASLTLEAIVRAANGVVLTDRKVEWKSEDSRTAQVDRDGVVTGRRPGETVITARSEGHEGSARVTVVPPPVHSIELDPTSLELAIGESADIQATLRAEDGTVLTDREVEWESSDESVAVVDDEGEVTAVAKGKAEIVARSEGQEATAEVQVFGRPARIEIVSGNNQEGNSGESLEDPLVVRVVDLDGDPVPRVTVEWSTTTGSMDPETTVTDEEGLATSTWTLGGGLDLFWAAWASVEGVNRVVFRAMRD, from the coding sequence GTGAACCCTGTGCGCGCCGCTCTTGCGATCGTGCTCGGGCTACTGGTTTCCTGCGACTCCCCTTCCGAAACCGCGCGGCAAGAGATCGGGGCACTCAGCATCGAACCGGATCAGGCGGTGGTGACGGTCGGAGCGACCGTGCAGCTGCAGGCGACCGTGCTCGACCCGGAATCGAATCCTGTCAGCGACGCCAGGCTGTTCTGGTCCAGCGAGGACACGCTCATCGCCACCGTCTCGGAAAACGGCGAAGTGCTCGGAAGGGCTCCCGGAACGGTCCGGGTGGCAGCCAGCGCCAATGGAGTCAGCAGCATCGCGACGATCGTAGTGCAGAATCGCCGCCCCCACCGCGTGCAGGTCCTGCCGGCGTCGGTCGCGCTCCTGGTGGGGCAGGAACGGCAGTTCGAGGCGCGCGCCCTGGACGAGGACGGGAACGAGCTCGACGTCGAGTCGGTGGAGTGGTCCAGCTCGGATCCGGAGGTGGTCTCCGTTTCCAGCGAAGGGCTGGCCAAGGCACTCCGGCTCGGAGCCGCCGAGGTGGTCGCCACGATCGATGGACGGAGCGGCAGCGCTGGCGTGGCGGTCGGTCCCCAGCCGGTTGCTTCCGTAGAGATCACCCCAGAGTCGTTGGAGCTCATTGTCGGGGAGACGCAACAGCTCGAAGCGATCACGCGCTCCGAAGACGGCGCGGTGCTGAGCGGCCGGGACGTGGAGTGGAGCAGCAGCGACGAGAGGGTCGCGCGGGTGGACAAACGAGGGCTTGTGACGGCGGTGCGCGCGGGGAGCGCTACGATCACCGCGACCAGCGAAGGGAAGAGCGGGGCCGCCCAGGTTTCCGTGGAAGACCTGGAGGTCGGAAGCGTCGAGGTGGAACCGGATGAGGTCGAGATAGTGGTGGGGGCATCGCTCACGCTGGAGGCGATCGTGCGAGCGGCGAACGGGGTGGTGCTGACCGACCGGAAGGTCGAGTGGAAAAGTGAAGATTCCCGCACTGCCCAGGTCGACCGCGACGGCGTCGTCACGGGACGCCGTCCGGGTGAGACCGTCATCACCGCTCGCAGCGAGGGACATGAGGGAAGCGCCAGGGTCACGGTCGTTCCCCCACCCGTACACAGCATCGAGCTGGATCCTACCTCGCTCGAGCTCGCGATCGGCGAGTCCGCGGACATCCAGGCAACGCTGAGGGCAGAGGATGGAACGGTGCTGACCGACCGGGAGGTCGAGTGGGAAAGCAGTGACGAGTCGGTGGCGGTCGTCGACGACGAGGGCGAGGTCACCGCCGTCGCCAAGGGCAAGGCCGAGATCGTTGCCCGCAGCGAAGGGCAGGAGGCGACTGCCGAAGTACAGGTATTCGGCAGGCCTGCGCGAATCGAGATCGTGAGCGGGAACAACCAGGAGGGCAACAGCGGTGAGTCGTTGGAGGATCCGCTCGTCGTACGCGTTGTGGATCTGGACGGGGACCCGGTGCCGCGCGTGACGGTGGAGTGGAGCACGACCACCGGATCGATGGACCCGGAAACAACTGTCACAGACGAGGAGGGACTCGCCACCTCGACCTGGACGTTGGGGGGAGGGCTGGACCTGTTCTGGGCCGCCTGGGCTTCCGTCGAAGGGGTGAATCGAGTGGTCTTCCGAGCCATGCGGGACTGA
- a CDS encoding protein kinase: MLETTETPPSGGFVASSKGEVYHPADSPAARNVPAGERRWFASERAARVAGYRPAAYIVEGLEEFEIVDELGRGGTSSVYRARDILLGRQVAIKVLHPTASADEESLARFTREARLVANLKHPRVVSIYGVKKLTDGGLALIMEYIPGRTLRDLVREEGPLPLDRAMEILRDVGEALIAAHSQGIIHRDIKPQNIFLHATTGRALLADFGIAVPLDDTTRITHTGSVIGTPAYMAPEQFEGGALDARSDQYALGLVAWEMLSGRAPWEGESLYNVIRKQREEQLPSLRKLRPDIPKSVSLAVKRALAKEPDERWADVAEFMAALEGRSPRFSWLRRERRQEVMSAPPSPSREDKALAREVTPFAQDPATAPTVRFVPGETPVPAASPATGSAEASALGPRPAAVVGGAPGPARRPAMVLAGAPVTGPRPAIVPTRRAKSMARRRRRAAAAILCLVFVALASAGTAWHLGWPPIAEPAERLIAPAWEQVSEQAERLAMVATGEQSEQSGPAGVEATAERGGSTGGPGATSGPSGPNGSTGAGGAAGGAGAPDIEREWMTRVQPALPATAISTDESDDAGEGGADAEAGEADVAAAESTDSPAATDSSDATESEEEAAEAEADESEPEGAVPDLPLVRDGWSLAVGGMHTCAIEAGILACWGGNERGQLGPGGRPRTPSPRRMEINVRPRSVSAGSFHSCILDGQGTAYCWGDNRHGQLGAGTVGPVTGLRRIANRRFAALALGSAHSCGIALDGRAFCWGSDSYGQLGIGGDGARAVPTPVETTERFVGIAAGWNHTCALNSRGEAFCWGRNNNGQLGDGTVVSRVRPVPVAGGHRFRALTAGSAHTCGLTLEGEVFCWGQGADGRLGDGGSGDSLVPLRLPTSLRFVQVSAGGRHTCGIAEDRSAYCWGQNNYGQLGDASTTPRLEPVFVHSEVGFTAVLASGSHTCALGTDGQRYCWGYNIEGQLGDGTLVHRTVPTPVETIPGG, encoded by the coding sequence ATGCTGGAAACGACGGAGACACCGCCTTCGGGCGGCTTCGTCGCGTCTTCGAAAGGCGAGGTCTATCACCCCGCGGATTCACCGGCCGCTCGCAACGTGCCCGCCGGCGAGCGGCGCTGGTTCGCGAGCGAGCGAGCGGCCCGCGTGGCCGGATATCGTCCGGCAGCGTACATCGTCGAAGGTCTCGAGGAATTCGAGATCGTCGATGAGCTCGGGCGGGGGGGGACCTCCTCGGTCTACCGGGCTCGCGACATTCTTCTGGGCCGTCAGGTGGCAATCAAGGTGCTGCACCCGACCGCCTCCGCCGACGAGGAGAGCCTCGCCCGCTTCACGCGGGAGGCCCGCCTGGTGGCCAACCTCAAGCACCCGCGCGTCGTCTCCATCTACGGAGTCAAGAAGCTGACCGACGGCGGGCTGGCCCTGATCATGGAGTACATCCCGGGCCGCACCCTCCGCGACCTGGTCCGGGAGGAGGGGCCGCTCCCCCTCGATCGGGCCATGGAGATCCTCCGCGACGTCGGCGAGGCGCTGATCGCCGCGCACAGCCAGGGGATCATCCACCGCGACATCAAGCCGCAAAACATCTTCCTGCACGCCACCACGGGGCGCGCGCTGCTCGCCGATTTCGGCATCGCCGTACCGCTCGACGACACGACTCGGATTACACACACCGGGTCGGTGATCGGAACGCCGGCCTACATGGCCCCCGAGCAGTTCGAGGGTGGGGCGCTGGACGCACGCAGCGATCAATACGCGCTGGGACTGGTCGCCTGGGAGATGTTGAGCGGTCGGGCGCCGTGGGAGGGGGAGAGCCTCTACAACGTCATCCGCAAGCAGAGGGAAGAGCAGCTTCCCTCCCTCCGCAAGCTGCGCCCTGACATTCCGAAGTCGGTATCCCTGGCGGTGAAGCGAGCGCTGGCGAAAGAGCCGGACGAGCGTTGGGCCGACGTCGCGGAGTTCATGGCCGCCCTCGAGGGCCGGTCGCCGCGCTTCTCCTGGCTGCGCCGCGAGCGTAGACAGGAGGTGATGAGCGCTCCTCCTTCGCCGTCGCGAGAAGACAAGGCGCTCGCAAGAGAAGTCACTCCGTTTGCACAGGACCCGGCGACTGCTCCCACCGTGCGCTTCGTGCCCGGGGAGACGCCGGTCCCTGCAGCCAGCCCGGCGACCGGGTCCGCCGAGGCGTCGGCGCTCGGGCCCCGTCCAGCCGCGGTCGTTGGAGGAGCCCCGGGCCCCGCGCGTCGTCCAGCAATGGTACTTGCAGGGGCGCCGGTCACCGGGCCTCGTCCGGCGATCGTGCCCACCCGCCGCGCGAAGTCGATGGCTCGCCGTCGCCGGAGGGCCGCAGCCGCGATCCTCTGTCTGGTCTTTGTCGCGCTCGCTTCCGCCGGGACGGCGTGGCATCTGGGATGGCCCCCCATAGCCGAGCCCGCCGAACGCCTGATCGCACCGGCGTGGGAGCAGGTCTCGGAGCAGGCGGAGCGCCTCGCCATGGTCGCGACGGGCGAACAGTCCGAGCAGTCGGGACCTGCGGGCGTCGAAGCCACCGCCGAGCGCGGCGGCAGCACTGGGGGCCCCGGCGCCACGAGCGGCCCGAGCGGCCCGAATGGATCGACCGGTGCGGGCGGTGCAGCGGGCGGGGCGGGGGCGCCGGACATCGAACGCGAGTGGATGACGCGGGTGCAGCCCGCCCTGCCGGCCACCGCGATCAGCACCGACGAATCGGACGACGCCGGCGAGGGCGGAGCCGACGCCGAAGCGGGCGAGGCCGACGTCGCGGCTGCGGAGTCCACCGATTCACCGGCAGCCACCGACTCCTCGGATGCGACTGAATCCGAGGAGGAAGCAGCCGAAGCGGAGGCGGACGAGTCCGAGCCCGAAGGCGCAGTGCCCGACCTGCCCCTCGTCCGGGATGGCTGGTCGCTGGCGGTGGGAGGTATGCACACCTGCGCGATCGAGGCAGGGATCCTCGCGTGCTGGGGAGGCAATGAACGGGGGCAGCTCGGCCCGGGAGGCCGACCGCGCACTCCGTCGCCTCGACGGATGGAGATCAACGTGCGCCCGCGCTCCGTTTCTGCCGGGAGCTTCCACTCGTGCATCCTGGACGGCCAGGGGACCGCCTATTGCTGGGGCGACAACCGGCACGGTCAGCTCGGTGCCGGAACGGTGGGGCCGGTCACCGGGCTACGGCGCATCGCCAACCGCCGGTTCGCTGCACTCGCGTTGGGTTCCGCCCACAGTTGCGGCATCGCGCTCGATGGGCGCGCCTTCTGCTGGGGGTCCGATTCCTACGGACAGCTCGGGATCGGCGGCGACGGCGCGCGGGCAGTTCCGACTCCGGTGGAAACCACCGAGCGCTTCGTCGGCATCGCCGCGGGCTGGAATCATACCTGCGCGCTGAACTCCCGTGGAGAGGCGTTCTGCTGGGGCCGCAACAACAACGGACAGCTCGGGGATGGCACGGTGGTTTCCCGTGTTCGCCCCGTTCCCGTCGCGGGTGGCCACCGTTTCCGCGCGCTTACGGCCGGCAGCGCGCACACCTGTGGCCTGACGCTCGAGGGGGAGGTCTTCTGCTGGGGTCAGGGAGCGGACGGGAGGTTGGGTGATGGTGGCAGTGGGGACAGCCTGGTCCCCCTTCGACTCCCGACCTCGCTACGGTTCGTGCAGGTCAGCGCCGGGGGCCGCCATACCTGCGGCATCGCCGAGGATCGCAGCGCCTACTGCTGGGGCCAGAACAACTACGGCCAGCTCGGGGACGCCAGTACGACCCCCCGTCTCGAGCCGGTCTTTGTCCATTCCGAGGTCGGCTTCACTGCCGTGCTGGCCAGCGGATCTCACACCTGCGCTCTGGGCACCGATGGCCAGCGGTATTGCTGGGGCTACAACATCGAGGGCCAACTCGGGGACGGAACGCTGGTTCACCGGACGGTCCCCACCCCCGTTGAAACGATTCCCGGAGGTTAG
- a CDS encoding right-handed parallel beta-helix repeat-containing protein, producing the protein MPATEPSETEPLGTASGPRAANRIDVYPGDDLVTIVNTAPEGSFIFLHGLPDGSGYTYDIGDRVLTLPNGATIRGPDATRGPRGEIDAPVKIRGSGPQIFNQQNRSGWTIEHLDISGARFVSDQNQDGVAINRGRGTVRFVKIHGNDNKGLGGWSGTLEYSELTDNSAARIPGHSAASKSIYVHSIRHSYIHHNHFHGLWTDCDNPGWRVEDNVVSDNFGTGVFNEISRGPSVIARNLIVRNNQGNVEGRAGLVVTSSKNVEIHDNVIHSNGREDVRIWEDHRAGNGPARCRSGYRTEKVLLRANAIGRP; encoded by the coding sequence TTGCCGGCAACCGAGCCCTCGGAAACAGAGCCACTGGGAACCGCTTCCGGCCCCCGGGCGGCTAACCGGATCGACGTGTATCCCGGCGACGACCTCGTCACCATCGTGAACACCGCTCCGGAGGGGAGCTTCATCTTCCTGCACGGCCTCCCCGACGGAAGCGGATACACCTACGACATCGGCGACCGCGTGCTCACGCTGCCGAACGGCGCCACCATCCGTGGCCCCGATGCTACCCGCGGCCCCCGGGGAGAGATCGACGCGCCCGTGAAGATCCGCGGTAGCGGTCCGCAGATCTTCAATCAGCAGAACCGCTCGGGCTGGACTATCGAGCACCTCGACATCAGTGGCGCCCGCTTCGTCTCCGACCAGAATCAGGACGGCGTCGCGATCAACCGCGGCCGAGGTACCGTGCGCTTCGTCAAGATCCACGGCAACGACAACAAGGGCCTCGGCGGCTGGTCTGGGACACTGGAGTACAGCGAGCTCACCGACAATTCCGCCGCACGCATCCCCGGCCACAGTGCCGCGAGCAAGTCGATCTACGTTCACTCCATTCGCCACTCCTACATCCATCACAACCACTTCCACGGCCTCTGGACCGACTGCGACAACCCGGGGTGGCGGGTCGAGGACAACGTGGTCAGCGACAACTTCGGGACCGGGGTTTTCAACGAGATCTCACGCGGCCCGTCCGTGATCGCGCGCAACCTCATCGTGCGCAACAATCAGGGAAACGTCGAAGGACGGGCCGGCCTCGTCGTGACCTCCAGCAAGAACGTCGAGATTCACGACAACGTCATTCACTCCAACGGCCGGGAGGACGTCCGCATCTGGGAGGACCACCGTGCCGGCAACGGGCCGGCCAGGTGCCGCTCCGGGTATCGGACCGAGAAGGTGTTGCTGCGGGCGAACGCCATCGGGCGTCCGTAG